A genomic segment from Myxocyprinus asiaticus isolate MX2 ecotype Aquarium Trade chromosome 36, UBuf_Myxa_2, whole genome shotgun sequence encodes:
- the LOC127427093 gene encoding NADPH oxidase organizer 1-like — MSDPRFPVDVRLIGVMRKEKSKMYMTSVLWSDKSEVIVYRSLQDFKRLHRQLKKKFLVDKPGKEDRVLPHFGARNTKRIFPLKGLIKSVHQLSGLEKYCSSLLRCDSAVSHSSEVIQFLLPNEQELQPEFTQNSVMILQSDNIPTVMRGPNMANKCLSIGNVTHPFVSKTYRCVAPYETKDTKNKPFKVAVDERLDVLIKDQAGWWLVENEDKRLAWFPAPYLGLCDEEEDEDELDSATVEMPLYCATRGYTSKKEDELSLSIGAVVEVLQKSLNGWWLVRYNNKAGYVPSMFLTPYSSPTFGFQNLQRKLNSQSTINLSASNSFKQDANSTEPQVNSQYRMNRFHKSHSLEMLLEPQSQYSAPEDEEHEESDSLKNSFSNDSTDFSFSSSDTDSMSPSMSSSDGEEGMRHHGKEPDGNESGISSGQSSPTSSETGDPIKAATCPRIPPRPQTQEILSRCTTYTRKAALATTVRLFPERA; from the exons ATGAGTGATCCGCGCTTCCCTGTCGATGTCCGTCTTATCGGCGTGATGAGGAAAGAGAAGAGCAAA ATGTACATGACATCCGTGTTATGGTCTGACAAGAGCGAGGTGATAGTGTACAGATCTCTCCAGGACTTTAAGAGGCTTCAT AGGCAGTTGAAAAAGAAATTTCTTGTGGATAAACCAGGCAAAGAGGATAGAGTGCTCCCTCATTTTGGAG CCCGAAACACAAAGAGAATCTTTCCGCTGAAGGGTCTGATCAAGTCTGTGCATCAACTGAGCGGTCTGGAGAAGTACTGCTCCAGTCTGTTGCGGTGTGACTCTGCTGTATCACATTCCTCTGAGGTCATTCAGTTCTTGCTGCCAAATGAGCAAGAGCTTCAGCCAGAGTTTACCCAAAATAG TGTGATGATTCTGCAATCTGACAACATCCCCACTGTCATGCGAGGACCTAATATGGCAAATAAATGTCTGAGCATTGGCAATGTGACCCACCCTTTTGTATCCAAGACATATCGATGTGTTGCTCCATATGAGACTAAGGATACAAAGAACAAACCCTTTAAGGTTGCTGTGGATGAAAGACTGGATGTGCTCATCAAAGACCAAGCAG GTTGGTGGCTTGTTGAGAATGAGGATAAACGTCTGGCTTGGTTTCCTGCTCCCTACTTGGGTCTATGTGATGAGGAAGAAGATGAGGATGAGTTAGACTCAGCTACTGTTGAAA TGCCTCTGTACTGTGCCACAAGAGGTTACACATCCAAAAAAGAGGACGAGCTGTCCCTGAGCATTGGCGCTGTTGTGGAGGTGTTACAAAAGTCTTTGAATGGCTGGTGGCTTGTCAG ATATAACAATAAGGCAGGCTATGTGCCCTCCATGTTCCTAACGCCATACAGCAGCCCCACATTTGGCTTTCAAAATCTCCAGAGGAAACTTAACAGCCAATCAACAATCAACCTGTCCGCCAGCAACTCCTTCAAGCAGGATGCAAACTCCACTGAGCCTCAGGTCAACTCACAATACAGAATGAATAGATTCCATAAATCCCACTCTCTGGAAATGCTGTTAGAGCCGCAGAGCCAGTACAGTGCTCCAGAGGATGAAGAGCATGAGGAGTCTGACAGCCTCAAGAACAGCTTCAGCAATGATTCAACTGACTTTAGCTTCAGTTCCTCGGACACTGACTCTATGAGCCCAAGCATGTCCAGCTCAGATGGAGAAGAGGGCATGAGACATCATGGTAAAGAGCCAGATGGCAACGAAAGTGGTATTTCCAGTGGCCAGTCCAGCCCCACCAGCTCAGAAACTGGTGACCCTATTAAAGCAGCCACATGCCCTAGGATACCACCCAGACCACAAACGCAAGAGATCCTCAGTCGCTGCACGACCTACACCCGTAAAGCTGCTCTGGCAACCACTGTGCGATTGTTCCCTGAAAGAGCATGA